The following proteins come from a genomic window of Nicotiana tomentosiformis chromosome 12, ASM39032v3, whole genome shotgun sequence:
- the LOC138903000 gene encoding uncharacterized protein, whose product MLTLRSGQVVKEPTHIQKVVVPKKESGEQLKNEVDKKKKGKKRTEKKKKGENSRRDESEERKHMSALPFPQKLYRGKLDKQYERFLDMLRQEILTKKRKINETSIVKLTERCSEILQNKLSQKCGDLGKLESEIGEIRSVPIFLQLANQTTLIPEEIVDDVLVWVDKFVFPVDFIVVNMEVPLILGRPLLVTGRAILDIHDRKLMLRVSEEMVTFEMSIENGVRKEKPATSVEWKVKNLNENAPVIGKDKRGVYPKKVAVCMDVRISSGAWNGA is encoded by the exons ATGCTGACTCTGAGAAGTGGACAAGTAGTGAAAGAGCCCACCCATATCCAAAAAGTGGTGGTACctaaaaaagaaagtggggagcagctgaaaaatgaagttgataagaagaagaaaggcaagaagagaactgagaaaaagaagaagggagaGAATTCAAGAAGGGATGAATCTGAAGAGAGGAAGCACATGtctgctttaccttttccccaaaagctttaTAGAGGGAAGCTGGACAAGCAATatgagagatttctagatatgctaagacag gagatccttacaaagaagaggaagataaacGAGACCTCAatagtcaagctcacagagcgGTGCAGTGAAATCTTGCAAAATAAACTCTCACAAAAATGTGGAGATCTAGG gaagttggagagtgagattggagagataaggtcggtaCCAATATTTTTGCAGCTGGCTAACCAAACAACTCTGATACCCGAGGAGATAGTGGACGATGTTTTAGTgtgggtagataagtttgtattccctGTAGACTTTATAGTAGTGAATATGGAGGTCCCTCTGATATTAGGAAGACCATTATTAGTaacgggtagagcaatattggatatacatgatagaaaactcatgcttagagtgagTGAGGAAATGGTGACTTTCGAGATGAGTATAGAAAATGGGGTGAGAAAGGAGAAGCCAGctacaagtgttgagtggaaagtgaagaaTTTGAATGAAAATGCTCCAGTGATTGGAAAAGATAAgcgtggggtgtaccccaagaaggttgctgtctgcatggatgtgcgcattagttcgGGCGCTTGGAATGGAGCatga